A genomic window from Pseudomonas alcaligenes includes:
- the flgB gene encoding flagellar basal body rod protein FlgB, with protein sequence MSISFDKALGIHEKALSFRAQRAEVLANNIANADTPHYKARDLDFAAVLAEQNEKQGGKTFGLSRTDSQHIAADGIQLADPALRFRTPFHPSIDQNSVDMQQEQANYAENAVQFQASFTFLNSKFKGLVSALRGE encoded by the coding sequence ATGAGTATCAGTTTCGACAAAGCACTCGGCATCCACGAAAAGGCCCTCAGCTTCCGCGCTCAGCGTGCCGAAGTGCTGGCCAACAACATCGCCAACGCCGACACCCCGCACTACAAGGCCCGTGACCTGGACTTCGCCGCCGTGCTCGCCGAGCAGAACGAGAAACAGGGTGGCAAGACCTTCGGCCTGAGCCGCACCGACAGCCAGCACATTGCCGCCGACGGCATCCAGTTGGCCGATCCGGCACTGCGCTTCCGCACCCCGTTCCATCCGTCCATCGACCAGAACAGCGTCGACATGCAGCAGGAGCAAGCCAACTACGCCGAGAACGCGGTGCAGTTCCAGGCCAGCTTCACCTTTCTCAACAGCAAGTTCAAAGGGCTGGTCAGCGCCCTGCGCGGCGAATAA
- the flgC gene encoding flagellar basal body rod protein FlgC, whose product MSLASVFNIAGTGMSAQSTRLNTISSNIANAETVSSSIEQTYRARHPVFATVFESSLEGDRGSLFADQDQAGRGVQVLGVVEDQSSLTPRYEPNHPAADDKGYVYYPNVNVVEEMADMISASRAFQTNVEMMNTAKQMMQRVLTLGQ is encoded by the coding sequence ATGTCACTCGCCAGTGTCTTCAACATCGCCGGTACCGGCATGAGCGCCCAGAGCACTCGCCTGAATACCATCTCCAGCAACATCGCCAACGCCGAGACCGTCTCCTCGAGCATCGAGCAGACCTATCGCGCGCGCCACCCGGTGTTCGCCACCGTGTTCGAGTCGAGCCTGGAGGGTGATCGCGGCTCGCTGTTCGCCGACCAGGACCAGGCCGGGCGTGGTGTGCAGGTGCTGGGCGTGGTCGAGGACCAGAGCAGCCTGACCCCGCGTTACGAGCCGAACCACCCGGCGGCGGACGACAAGGGCTACGTGTACTACCCGAACGTCAACGTGGTCGAGGAAATGGCCGACATGATCTCCGCCAGCCGTGCCTTCCAGACCAACGTGGAAATGATGAATACCGCCAAGCAGATGATGCAGCGCGTGCTGACCCTGGGCCAGTAA
- the flgD gene encoding flagellar hook assembly protein FlgD: MSVSGVGSVLDQYQIKQDSTQNKELGKNEFLELLVAQLNNQNPLEPQENGEFIAQLAQFSQVEGIEQLNTRMESLLSGYQSSQALQASSLVGRKVIVPSEKAVVDTSETFKGSLVLPVTSSNVYVNVYDSAGKVVNRVNLGQQAAGNVSFMWDGKDSSGNLMPPGTYKFEAQATYADGTKGLYTLLPANVDSVVLGQNGGEMKLNLAGVGSVPLSQVQVIGQ; encoded by the coding sequence ATGAGTGTCAGTGGCGTCGGTTCCGTACTGGACCAGTACCAGATCAAGCAGGACAGCACCCAGAACAAGGAGCTTGGCAAGAACGAGTTCCTCGAACTGCTGGTGGCCCAGCTGAATAACCAGAACCCGCTGGAGCCCCAGGAGAACGGCGAGTTCATCGCCCAGCTGGCGCAGTTCAGCCAGGTCGAGGGCATCGAACAGCTCAACACCCGCATGGAGTCGCTGCTGTCCGGTTACCAGTCCTCGCAGGCCCTGCAGGCATCCTCCCTGGTCGGCCGCAAGGTGATAGTGCCGAGCGAAAAGGCGGTGGTGGATACCAGCGAGACCTTCAAGGGCAGCCTGGTCCTGCCGGTCACCAGCAGCAACGTCTACGTCAACGTCTACGACAGCGCCGGCAAGGTGGTGAACCGCGTCAACCTCGGCCAGCAGGCCGCCGGCAACGTCAGCTTCATGTGGGACGGCAAGGATTCCAGCGGCAATCTCATGCCGCCGGGCACCTACAAGTTCGAGGCGCAGGCCACCTACGCCGACGGTACCAAGGGTCTCTACACCCTGCTGCCGGCCAACGTCGACAGCGTCGTGCTGGGGCAGAACGGCGGCGAAATGAAACTCAACCTGGCGGGTGTCGGCAGCGTGCCGCTGTCCCAGGTCCAGGTCATCGGTCAATAA
- the flgE gene encoding flagellar hook protein FlgE, whose amino-acid sequence MAFNIGLSGLRAATNDLNVTGNNIANAGTAGFKQSRAEFADVYAASVLGTGSNAQGSGVLLGDVSQLFNQGNINYTQNALDLAINGNGFFVTSNNGEISYTRAGYFGTDRDGYVVNNFGYRLQGYAVDDAGNLQNGIVDDIQIRTAAQSPRATENMAQTFNLNSNNTVPTTVPFDPADPTTYNSSTSTNIYDTQGNAHVLTQYFVKTAANTWTMNVLIDGRNPNDPTLTTPYTVDLSFTAAGQLDTAALASADFTVNADGTLALTNWVPAAPDTSVPPVWSPNGANAAAAGITIDIRDATQFASAFAVTAVRQDGYTTGELAGLEIDDTGVIFARYTNGQSLIQGQVVLANFANVQGLTPVGKTAWVQSFQSGEPVVGTPRSGTLGALQAGALEDSNVELSDQLVNLIVAQRNYQANAKTIETESAITQTIINLR is encoded by the coding sequence ATGGCTTTCAATATCGGTCTCAGCGGTCTGCGGGCAGCCACCAACGACCTCAACGTCACCGGCAACAACATCGCCAACGCCGGCACCGCGGGCTTCAAGCAGTCGCGCGCGGAGTTCGCCGACGTCTATGCCGCTTCGGTGCTCGGCACCGGTTCCAATGCCCAGGGCAGTGGTGTGCTACTGGGCGACGTGTCGCAGCTGTTCAACCAGGGCAACATCAACTACACCCAGAACGCCCTGGACCTGGCCATCAACGGCAACGGCTTCTTCGTTACCAGCAACAACGGTGAGATCAGCTACACCCGTGCCGGCTACTTCGGTACCGACCGCGATGGTTACGTGGTCAACAACTTCGGCTATCGCCTGCAGGGTTACGCGGTGGATGACGCCGGCAACCTGCAGAACGGTATCGTCGACGACATCCAGATCCGCACTGCCGCCCAGTCGCCGCGTGCCACCGAGAACATGGCGCAGACCTTCAACCTCAACTCGAACAACACGGTGCCGACCACCGTGCCCTTCGACCCGGCCGACCCGACCACCTACAACTCGTCGACCTCGACCAATATCTACGATACCCAGGGCAATGCCCACGTGCTGACCCAGTACTTCGTCAAGACGGCAGCCAACACCTGGACCATGAACGTGCTGATCGACGGGCGAAATCCCAACGATCCGACGCTGACCACGCCCTACACCGTCGACCTGAGCTTCACCGCCGCAGGCCAGCTGGATACTGCGGCGCTGGCCTCTGCCGACTTCACGGTGAACGCCGACGGCACCCTGGCCCTGACCAACTGGGTGCCCGCTGCCCCGGATACTTCGGTGCCACCGGTGTGGAGCCCTAACGGTGCCAACGCGGCAGCGGCGGGTATCACCATCGATATCCGTGATGCCACCCAGTTCGCCAGCGCCTTCGCCGTCACCGCGGTCAGACAGGATGGCTATACCACCGGCGAGCTGGCCGGCCTGGAGATCGACGATACCGGGGTGATCTTCGCCCGCTACACCAATGGCCAGTCGCTGATCCAGGGTCAGGTAGTGCTGGCCAACTTCGCCAACGTGCAGGGCCTGACCCCGGTCGGCAAGACCGCCTGGGTGCAGTCCTTCCAGTCCGGTGAGCCGGTGGTCGGTACGCCGCGCTCCGGCACCCTGGGCGCCCTGCAGGCCGGCGCGCTGGAGGATTCCAACGTCGAGTTGTCGGACCAGCTGGTCAACCTGATCGTCGCCCAGCGCAACTACCAGGCCAACGCCAAGACCATCGAAACCGAAAGCGCCATCACCCAGACCATCATCAACCTGCGTTGA
- a CDS encoding flagellar basal body rod protein FlgF yields MDKMLYISMTGASQNTLAQRAHANNLANISTTGFRRDYEQARSMPVFGDSYPARVYAMTERPATDFTPGSLQETGRDLDVAIEGQGWIAVQAADGSEAYVRTASLQIDALGQLRTGNGLPVLGNGGPIAVPPEQKVEIGQDGTISIRALGEAPNVMAEVDRIKLVNPDLRSMEKGTDGLIRVKDATGPQEPDATVRLTSGFLESSNVNAVEEMTAILSLSRQFELHVKMMRTAEDGASAMARVMQIS; encoded by the coding sequence ATGGACAAGATGCTGTACATCTCCATGACCGGCGCCAGCCAAAACACTCTGGCCCAGCGTGCCCACGCCAACAACCTGGCGAACATCTCGACCACCGGCTTTCGCCGCGACTACGAGCAAGCGCGTTCCATGCCGGTGTTCGGCGACAGCTACCCGGCGCGGGTCTACGCCATGACCGAGCGTCCCGCCACCGACTTCACGCCCGGCTCCCTGCAGGAGACGGGGCGCGACCTGGACGTGGCCATCGAGGGCCAGGGCTGGATCGCCGTGCAGGCGGCCGATGGCAGCGAGGCCTACGTGCGCACCGCCAGCCTGCAGATCGACGCCCTCGGCCAGCTGCGCACCGGCAACGGTTTGCCGGTGCTCGGCAATGGCGGGCCGATCGCCGTGCCGCCGGAGCAGAAGGTCGAGATCGGCCAGGACGGCACCATCAGCATTCGCGCCCTTGGCGAGGCCCCCAACGTGATGGCCGAGGTGGACCGCATCAAGCTGGTCAATCCCGACCTCAGGAGCATGGAGAAGGGCACCGATGGCCTGATCCGCGTCAAGGATGCGACCGGACCGCAGGAGCCCGATGCCACCGTACGCCTGACTTCCGGCTTCCTTGAGTCGAGCAACGTCAACGCCGTCGAGGAGATGACCGCGATCCTCTCGTTGTCCCGCCAGTTCGAGCTGCACGTGAAGATGATGCGTACCGCCGAAGACGGCGCCTCCGCCATGGCACGGGTCATGCAAATCAGCTAA
- the flgG gene encoding flagellar basal-body rod protein FlgG: MLPALWVAKTGLSAQDMNLTTISNNLANVSTTGFKRDRAEFEDLLYQIRRQPGGQSSQDSELPTGLQLGTGVRIAGTQKIFTAGSLQTTEQPLDMAVNGRGFFQILMPDGTVGYTRDGSFHLDSDGQIVTSSGFPLEPAIVLPAEVQTFTVGEDGTVSVTTAGNPAAQVIGNIQTADFVNPAGLQAIGNNLFLETASSGAPQVGTPGLTGLGTVLQNTLENSNVSVVEELVNMITTQRAYEMNSKVISTSDQMLSFITQNL, encoded by the coding sequence ATGCTTCCGGCTCTGTGGGTCGCCAAGACCGGCCTGTCCGCCCAGGACATGAACCTGACCACCATCTCCAACAACCTGGCCAACGTCTCGACCACCGGCTTCAAGCGTGATCGCGCCGAGTTCGAGGACCTGCTGTACCAGATCCGTCGCCAGCCCGGCGGTCAGTCCAGCCAGGACAGCGAGCTGCCCACCGGCCTGCAGCTGGGCACCGGCGTGCGCATCGCCGGCACCCAGAAGATCTTCACCGCCGGCAGCCTGCAGACCACCGAGCAGCCGCTGGACATGGCAGTCAACGGTCGTGGTTTCTTCCAGATACTGATGCCGGACGGCACCGTCGGCTACACCCGCGATGGCAGCTTCCACCTGGACTCCGACGGGCAGATCGTCACCTCCAGCGGTTTCCCGCTGGAGCCGGCCATCGTCCTGCCGGCCGAGGTGCAGACCTTCACCGTCGGCGAGGACGGCACCGTCTCGGTGACCACCGCCGGCAACCCGGCCGCCCAGGTGATCGGCAACATCCAGACCGCCGACTTCGTCAACCCGGCGGGCCTGCAGGCGATCGGCAACAACCTGTTCCTCGAGACCGCTTCCAGCGGCGCGCCGCAGGTCGGTACCCCGGGCCTTACCGGCCTCGGCACCGTGCTGCAGAACACCCTGGAGAACTCCAACGTCAGCGTGGTGGAGGAGCTGGTCAACATGATCACCACCCAGCGCGCCTACGAGATGAACTCCAAGGTGATCTCCACCTCGGACCAGATGCTCTCCTTCATCACGCAGAACCTTTAA
- the flgH gene encoding flagellar basal body L-ring protein FlgH, whose protein sequence is MNRPMILLSLLGCVLLSGCVTPPPKPDDPYYAPVLPRTPLPAAQTNGAIYQAGFETNLYDDRKAYRVGDIITITLSERTQASKAAGSDMSKDSSANLGLTSLFGGALSLDNPSTSLNPLKAEDLSLDVGYSGTRSTEGESAANQSNSLSGSITVTVAEVLPNGILAVRGEKWLTLNTGDELVRIAGLIRADDIATDNTVSSTRVANARITYSGTGAFADASQPGWFDRFFMSPLFPF, encoded by the coding sequence ATGAACCGGCCGATGATTCTTCTCTCCCTGCTGGGCTGCGTGCTCCTGAGTGGCTGCGTTACGCCCCCGCCGAAGCCGGACGATCCCTACTACGCCCCGGTACTGCCGCGCACCCCGCTGCCGGCAGCACAGACCAACGGCGCCATCTACCAGGCCGGCTTCGAGACCAACCTGTACGACGATCGCAAGGCCTACCGGGTCGGCGACATCATCACCATCACCCTCAGCGAGCGTACCCAGGCGAGCAAGGCGGCCGGCTCGGACATGTCCAAGGACAGCAGCGCCAACCTCGGTCTGACCTCGCTGTTCGGCGGCGCCCTGTCGCTGGACAACCCCAGCACCAGCCTCAATCCGCTCAAGGCCGAGGACCTCAGCCTGGATGTGGGTTACAGCGGTACCCGCTCGACCGAGGGGGAGAGCGCGGCCAACCAGAGCAACAGCCTGTCCGGCTCGATCACCGTGACGGTGGCCGAAGTGCTGCCCAACGGCATTCTCGCCGTACGTGGCGAGAAGTGGCTGACGCTGAACACCGGCGATGAACTGGTGCGCATCGCCGGGCTGATCCGCGCCGATGACATCGCCACCGACAACACCGTGTCCTCGACCCGCGTGGCTAATGCCCGGATCACCTACTCGGGCACCGGTGCCTTCGCCGATGCCAGCCAACCGGGGTGGTTCGACCGTTTCTTCATGAGCCCGTTGTTCCCGTTCTGA
- a CDS encoding flagellar basal body P-ring protein FlgI encodes MKRLISALCLLLAASTVQAERLKDLASIQGVRTNQLIGYGLVVGLNGTGDQTTQTPFTLQTFNNMLAQFGIKVPAGSGNVQLKNVAAVSVHAELPPFAKPGQTLDVTISSIGNSKSLRGGSLLMTPLKGIDGNVYAIAQGNLVVGGFDAGGADGSRITVNVPSAGRIPAGATVERPVPSGFDQGNSLTLNLNRPDFTTAKNIVDQINGLLGPGVAQAIDGGSIRVSAPLDPNQRVDYLAVLENIEIEAGQAAAKVIINSRTGTIVIGQNVKVQPAAVTHGSLTVTITEDPIVSQPEAFSGGQTAVVPNSRVDAEQEAKPMFKFGPGTTLDEIVRAVNQVGAAPSDLMAILEALKQAGALQADLIVI; translated from the coding sequence ATGAAGCGACTGATTTCCGCCCTCTGCCTGCTGCTCGCCGCGAGCACCGTGCAGGCCGAGCGCCTGAAGGACCTGGCCAGCATCCAGGGCGTGCGAACCAACCAGCTGATCGGCTATGGCCTGGTGGTCGGCCTCAACGGCACCGGCGACCAGACCACGCAGACGCCCTTCACCCTGCAGACCTTCAACAACATGCTGGCGCAGTTCGGCATCAAGGTGCCGGCCGGCAGCGGCAACGTGCAGCTGAAGAACGTCGCCGCGGTGTCCGTGCATGCCGAGCTGCCGCCGTTCGCCAAGCCGGGGCAGACCCTGGACGTGACCATCTCCTCGATCGGCAACTCGAAGAGCCTGCGCGGCGGCAGCCTGCTGATGACCCCACTCAAGGGCATCGACGGCAACGTCTACGCCATCGCCCAGGGCAACCTGGTGGTCGGTGGCTTCGACGCCGGCGGTGCCGACGGCTCGCGCATCACCGTCAACGTGCCGTCGGCTGGCCGCATCCCCGCCGGCGCCACGGTCGAACGCCCGGTGCCGAGCGGCTTCGACCAGGGCAACAGCCTGACGCTGAACCTCAACCGTCCGGACTTCACTACGGCGAAGAACATCGTCGACCAGATCAACGGCCTGCTCGGCCCGGGCGTGGCCCAGGCCATCGACGGCGGCTCGATCCGCGTCAGCGCGCCGCTGGATCCGAACCAGCGCGTCGACTACCTGGCGGTGCTGGAGAATATCGAGATCGAGGCCGGCCAGGCGGCGGCCAAGGTCATCATCAACTCGCGGACCGGCACCATTGTCATCGGCCAGAACGTCAAGGTGCAGCCGGCCGCGGTGACCCACGGCAGCCTCACCGTGACCATCACCGAAGACCCCATCGTCAGCCAGCCCGAGGCCTTCTCCGGCGGGCAGACCGCGGTGGTGCCGAACTCCCGTGTGGATGCCGAACAGGAGGCCAAGCCGATGTTCAAGTTCGGCCCCGGCACCACGCTCGACGAGATCGTCCGCGCGGTCAACCAGGTGGGCGCCGCGCCTTCCGACCTGATGGCCATCCTCGAGGCGCTCAAGCAAGCCGGCGCCTTGCAGGCCGACCTGATCGTGATCTGA
- the flgJ gene encoding flagellar assembly peptidoglycan hydrolase FlgJ, translating into MDSRLAAGLDSGAYTDLNRLNQFKVGGDSAGNIKKVAQEFESLFLNEMMKAMRKANEVFAEGNFMNSNESKTYQDMHDQQLAVTLSKNNGGIGLASVLERQLSQMKSGPQRVNPFAQVEAPSASARAGALGHAGAFKPAGEGGVTARDDSQLLNQRRLSLPSKLTDRLLAGIVPASGEGQPLAGSDWVPAQASAVVDGKPLSLGDSDAISGRRVAQPPLAKGKSAFASAADFVATMLPLAEEAAQKIGVDARYLVAQAALETGWGKSIIRQADGSSSHNLFGIKAHGGWQGESARVLTTEYKGGEAVKEAASFRAYDSYRQSFNDYVSFLQGNGRYQEALAATDNPESFVRELQEAGYATDPQYARKIAQIARQMQTYQAVAAADSPTTRT; encoded by the coding sequence ATGGACTCCAGACTCGCAGCCGGCCTCGACAGCGGCGCCTACACCGACCTGAACCGGCTCAACCAGTTCAAGGTCGGCGGCGACAGCGCAGGCAACATCAAGAAGGTCGCCCAGGAATTCGAATCGCTGTTCCTCAACGAAATGATGAAGGCCATGCGCAAGGCGAACGAGGTGTTCGCCGAAGGCAACTTCATGAACAGCAACGAGAGCAAGACCTACCAGGACATGCACGACCAGCAGTTGGCCGTGACCCTGTCGAAGAACAACGGCGGTATCGGGCTGGCCTCGGTGCTGGAGCGCCAGCTCAGCCAGATGAAGAGCGGACCGCAGCGGGTCAACCCCTTTGCCCAGGTCGAGGCGCCAAGCGCCAGCGCGCGCGCCGGTGCCTTGGGCCACGCTGGCGCGTTCAAACCGGCGGGCGAGGGCGGTGTCACCGCCCGTGACGATTCGCAACTGCTCAACCAGCGACGCCTGAGCCTGCCGAGCAAGCTCACCGACCGCCTGCTGGCCGGCATAGTCCCGGCTAGCGGCGAAGGCCAGCCGCTGGCTGGCAGTGACTGGGTGCCGGCGCAGGCCAGTGCGGTGGTCGACGGCAAGCCGTTGAGCCTGGGCGACAGCGACGCCATCAGTGGTCGCCGGGTGGCCCAGCCGCCGCTGGCCAAGGGCAAGTCGGCGTTCGCCTCGGCCGCCGACTTCGTCGCCACCATGCTGCCGCTGGCCGAGGAGGCCGCGCAGAAGATCGGCGTCGACGCCCGTTACCTGGTGGCCCAGGCCGCCCTGGAAACCGGCTGGGGCAAGTCGATCATCCGCCAGGCCGACGGCTCCAGCAGCCACAACCTGTTCGGCATCAAGGCCCACGGCGGCTGGCAGGGTGAGTCGGCACGGGTACTGACCACCGAATACAAGGGCGGTGAGGCGGTCAAGGAGGCGGCTTCCTTCCGCGCCTATGACTCCTACCGGCAGAGTTTCAACGACTACGTGAGCTTCCTGCAGGGCAACGGCCGCTATCAAGAAGCGCTGGCCGCGACCGATAACCCGGAGAGCTTCGTGCGCGAGCTGCAGGAGGCCGGTTACGCCACCGACCCCCAGTACGCCCGCAAGATCGCGCAGATCGCCCGGCAGATGCAGACCTACCAGGCTGTGGCTGCCGCCGACAGTCCGACCACGAGGACCTGA
- the flgK gene encoding flagellar hook-associated protein FlgK, whose translation MADLLSIGLSGLAANKTSLAVTGHNITNVNTPGFSRQDTVQATRIPQFSGAGYIGSGTTLVDVRRIYNEFLTTQVRTSTALNSDVSAYLGQINQLDSLLAGSTTGITPGLQKLFASLQTAAEDPANIPARQLVLSEAEGLAKRFNTIYDRLYEQNAFINKQLEAVTDQVNQLATSIAGYNNAIAVAAANGKQPNDLLDAREEAVRKLSEFIGVTVVPQDDSSYNLFIGSGQPLVVGATASRLEVVPGTADPLRAEVQFVSGNSRQGITSLITGGEMGGLIRYREDVLDESLNAVGRLALSVADQINSQLGQGLDLKGNFGEPLFREINDPLLIGQRSLARVGNSDPSANLNVLIEDTTALTTSDYEIEFTSATEYTVRRVSDGQTVSALYDDDGDPDTPLVAAPSPYDITSGTPLIFDGFSMNVASGTFAAGDRFRVMPTRTGGSDIRADLKNAEELAFASPLKAETSPGNVGTGVITQPSLITEIDIYDPVAQAALESSLRTTPPLRIVFTSATDYDVVDTTGAVLSSNVIVPGQNNTQQITAGTPPNDFTFEFTISGRPTTGDNFTIAFNTNGVSDNRNALKLADLQNKATVGIDPNFPNTTGASFTDSYGDLVERVGTLTSQARVDGEATGAILKQATDNRDSVSAVNLDEEAAKLIQFEQYYQASAQIIQVARTLFDTLINTF comes from the coding sequence ATGGCTGACCTACTGAGCATTGGCCTGTCGGGCCTCGCCGCGAACAAGACCTCGCTGGCGGTCACCGGCCACAACATCACCAACGTCAACACGCCGGGCTTTTCCCGGCAGGACACGGTGCAGGCCACGCGCATCCCGCAGTTCAGTGGTGCCGGCTACATAGGTTCGGGCACCACCCTGGTGGATGTGCGGCGCATCTACAACGAATTCCTCACCACCCAGGTGCGTACCAGCACGGCACTGAACAGCGATGTGTCCGCCTACCTGGGGCAGATCAACCAGCTCGATTCGCTGCTGGCCGGCAGCACCACCGGCATCACCCCCGGCCTGCAGAAGCTGTTCGCCTCGCTGCAGACCGCTGCCGAGGACCCTGCCAATATTCCGGCGCGGCAGCTGGTACTGTCCGAGGCCGAGGGCCTGGCCAAGCGCTTCAACACCATCTACGACCGTCTCTACGAGCAGAATGCCTTCATCAACAAGCAGCTCGAGGCGGTGACCGACCAAGTCAACCAGCTGGCCACCTCGATCGCCGGCTACAACAACGCCATCGCCGTGGCCGCAGCCAATGGCAAGCAGCCCAACGATCTGCTCGATGCCCGCGAGGAGGCCGTGCGCAAGCTCTCCGAGTTCATCGGCGTGACCGTGGTTCCGCAGGACGACAGCAGCTACAACCTGTTCATCGGCTCCGGCCAGCCGTTGGTAGTGGGAGCCACCGCCTCGCGCCTGGAGGTGGTACCCGGCACCGCCGACCCCCTGCGCGCCGAAGTACAGTTCGTCAGCGGCAACTCGCGCCAGGGCATCACCTCGCTGATTACCGGTGGCGAGATGGGCGGTCTGATCCGCTATCGCGAGGACGTGCTGGACGAGTCGCTGAATGCCGTCGGGCGCCTGGCGCTGTCGGTCGCCGACCAGATCAACAGCCAGCTCGGGCAGGGCCTGGACCTCAAGGGCAACTTCGGCGAGCCGCTGTTCCGTGAGATCAACGATCCGCTGCTGATCGGCCAGCGCAGCCTGGCCCGGGTCGGCAACAGCGACCCCTCGGCCAATCTCAATGTGCTGATCGAAGACACCACCGCGCTGACCACCAGCGACTATGAGATCGAGTTCACCAGCGCTACCGAGTACACCGTGCGGCGGGTCTCCGACGGTCAGACGGTCTCCGCGCTCTATGACGACGATGGCGACCCGGACACCCCGCTGGTGGCGGCGCCTTCGCCCTACGACATCACTTCGGGTACCCCGCTGATCTTCGATGGCTTCTCGATGAACGTGGCCTCCGGCACCTTCGCCGCCGGCGACCGCTTCCGCGTCATGCCGACCCGTACCGGTGGCAGCGACATCCGTGCCGATCTTAAGAACGCCGAGGAGCTGGCATTCGCCTCGCCGCTGAAGGCCGAGACCAGTCCCGGTAACGTCGGTACCGGAGTCATTACCCAGCCGAGCCTGATCACCGAGATCGACATCTACGATCCGGTCGCTCAGGCCGCGCTGGAAAGCAGCCTGCGCACTACGCCACCACTGCGCATCGTGTTCACCTCGGCCACTGACTACGATGTGGTCGATACCACGGGGGCGGTGCTGAGCAGCAACGTCATCGTACCTGGGCAGAACAATACCCAGCAGATCACCGCCGGTACGCCGCCCAACGACTTCACCTTCGAGTTCACCATCAGCGGCCGCCCGACCACCGGTGACAACTTCACCATCGCCTTCAACACCAACGGCGTCTCGGATAACCGCAATGCCTTGAAGCTGGCCGATCTGCAGAACAAGGCGACAGTCGGTATCGATCCCAACTTCCCCAACACCACCGGTGCGAGTTTTACTGACTCCTACGGCGATCTGGTGGAGCGGGTCGGTACCCTGACCAGTCAGGCCCGTGTCGATGGCGAGGCGACCGGGGCGATCCTCAAGCAGGCCACGGACAACCGCGACTCGGTATCGGCCGTGAACCTCGACGAGGAGGCGGCCAAGCTGATCCAGTTCGAGCAGTATTACCAGGCCTCGGCGCAGATCATTCAAGTCGCGCGTACCCTGTTCGATACCCTGATCAACACCTTCTAA